CAGATATAGCCCTCGGCTGGCGCAGGCCGCAGCGCTGCTGGCACTTGCAATCGCACTGGCCTCAGTCATCGCGCTGATCCTGCTTGGCCCCGGCAGCAGTCCGTTGATCGGGTTTGCAACAGTGGGTCTATCGGTTCGGCTGGATGCCGTCAGCGCCACCATGCTGGTTCTGGTGACATTCATCGGCTGGGTGGTCACACGCTATGCCGCCACCTATCTGGATGGTGAAGACCGGCAGGGACCATTCACCGGCTGGCTCTGCCTGACCCTCGCCGCGGTGCTGATGCTGGTCACGGCAGGCAATCTGCTGCAACTGGTGCTCGTCTGGATCGCCACCAGCCTGTTTCTTCACAAATTGCTGCTGTTTTACCCGGGGCGGGTGGCGGCACAGCGCGCCGCACGCAAGAAATTCATCACCGCCCGCCTCGGCGATGCAGCACTGGCCGCTGCGGCCGCTTTGCTGGCAATGGCGTATGGAACCGCCGATATCGGTGAAATTCTCAATGCTGCCCGTGCCGGATATGACGCAGGACAGAGCGGAGGCCTTATTGTTGCCGCAGCAAGCCTGCTGGCGCTGGCAGCCGCGGTTAAATCCGCGCAGTTTCCCACCCATGGCTGGCTGACCGAGGTGATGGAAACGCCAACCCCCGTTTCCGCACTTTTGCATGCTGGGGTGATCAACGCCGGTGGCTTTCTGCTGATCCGTTTTGCCGATGTCATGCTGCTTGCCCCCGGCGTGCTGGCAGCGCTGGTCATACTGGGCGGCTTCACGGCCCTGTTCGGCAGTCTGGTGATGCTGACCCAACCAGCGGTCAAAACCTCGCTCGCCTGGTCTACCGTGGCGCAGATGGGCTTCATGATCTTCGAATGCGGCCTGGGGCTGTTTGCGCTGGCCCTGCTACATATCGTGGCGCATTCACTCTACAAAGCCCATTCCTTCCTCGCCTCCGGTGGTGCGGTGGAACGGGTCGCAGCACTCCCCAGGCCCGGCCCGGTGGCCGTGCCCGATGCGGGCGCGGTTGGACGGGCCTTCCTGTCAGCCCTTGCCATTTACTGTGTCGTGGGCTTGTGTTTTGGGCTGGCGCATAAATCGCCACAGGCCATTGCGCTCGGTGCCATCCTGATTTTCGGTGTTGCCTACATGCTCGCCCAGGGCTTTGCCGATGCGGCCCCCAAGGCATTGACCCTGCGCACGGCGGTCTATGCCATCACCACTTCGATCGGCTATTTCGCCCTGCAAATGGCTGCCACCCTGATGACATCGGGGGTCCTGCCCGCCACGCCTGCACCGCAACCGCTGGAATGGGCGCTGATCGTGCTGGCCGTCGTCAGTTTCGGACTGGTCGCCGTCGTGCAGGCGATGTTCCCGCTCTGGGCCTATCATCCGGCAGCGGCGGGCCTGCGCGTCCATCTTTCCAACGGCTTCTACGTCAATGCCATCTTCGACCGCCTGGTCGGCGGCTGGTCGATCCGCAGCCTGTCTTGATGAAATCGGAGTTTTGATCATGTTGCATAGCCCTATCCCAATCAAAGCCGATCCAATGATCTTCGAGGCGGCGGCAGACCGTGCCGCACGGGCCATTCCCCCCGTCTGGCCACTGATGTCGAGTGTCGCCGTCAATCCTTTTCTGGGGCAGGCTGGCGAAACCCTTGCGAAGGCAGGTGCCCGGCTGGCGCGGGTGGCGGGCATCGCCATCACCATGCCGCGCCACTGGTACCAGCAGAAAATTGACACGGGTGAGATTTCCGATGCGGATCTGCTCGCGGCCTTGGCCTGCGCGCCTGCCGATCCGCGGCCAACCGATCTTGCCGCCCTGAAGGCCGCCGCCGCTCTCAACCCGCCAAGACCACAGGCACTGGCCTCGGTGGCGGATCTGGCGGCGCAGGCCTCAGGGGTGGATTGGCCGGGCCTGACCGCTGAGCGGCTTGGCGCATGGATGGCGGGCTATTTCGATGAGGGACAGGCGCTCTGGGCAGCGCCGCGTGGCAAGAGCGCCTATGGTGCCTGGCGGGCCGTGGCAACCCATGACCTGACGCCGGAAATCGCCGGTCTGCGCGGTTTTGCGCGGCATGTCTCGGACGCGCCGGAAACAGCAATGGCGGTTATCGCCCGTGTTTGCATCCGTCTCGGCCTGCCTGCCGAGGCGCTGGAGACCTATTTTCACCAGATGCTGATGTCACTGGGCGGTTGGGGGCAATATGCACGCTACAAACTCTGGCAGGCGGAACTGGCCGGTGGATCCGACCAAACGATCACGGACCTTCTGGCAATCCGCCTGATCTGGGAAGAGGCGCTGTTTCTGCGCTATGGCGACCAAATCGGCGAAGCCTGGGCGCATGTGCGGGTTGCCCATGCGGCACCGGTCGTGGCGACGCCCGATCTGATGATCGACGCCATCCTTCAGGACGCAGCCGAACGCGCAGCACACCGGGAACTGGCGCGGACTCTGATACAGGCGCAGGCAAAAACCGCCCCGCAGATCCACGAGACCCGGCCTCTGGTTCAGGCCGCCTTCTGTATCGATGTGCGCTCCGAAGTGTTTCGCCGTGCGCTTGAGAGCCTCAACCCACAGATCCAGACGCTCGGCTTTGCAGGCTTTTTCGGTCTGGCCGCGTCGCATCGCCGTTTCGCCTCCGATGTCGCGGAATCGCGGTTTCCGGTTCTGCTCAATCCTGCACTCAAATCCCGCGCTGGCGGGCCTTACAGGGCCGAGGATGCCGAGCCGCAGCGGGTCAAGGCGCGGGCAAAGCGGGCCTGGGGCCGGTTCAAGCTGGCGGCTGTCTCTTCCTTCGCTTTCGTCGAGGCGACGGGGCCGATCTATGTCGGCAAGCTGCTGAGTGATGCACTCGGCCTCCCCCACGCTTCAGCCCCAAATGACCCCGCACCGCAACTCGATCCGGCGCTCGATCTGGCGAGCCGGGTCAAGGCAGCCGGTGCGGTGCTGCGCGCCATGTCGCTGACCACAGGCTTTGCACGGCTGGTGCTTCTGGCGGGACATGGTGCCAATACTGTCAACAATCCCCATGCCAGCGGCCTGCATTGCGGTGCCTGCGGCGGCTATTCAGGCGAGGTCAATGCCCGCCTGCTGGCGGCCTTGCTGAATGACCCTGAGGTCCGGGCCGGACTGACCGAGATCGGTATCGAGATCCCGCAGGATACACTGTTTCTGGCGGCCCTGCATGATACGACCACCGACCGGGTGACGCTCTATGCGGATGATCATCCCTGCCAAACCCATGAGGCCGATATCACACAGGCCAGAACCTGGCTTGCCGATGCAGGCAAGCTTGCAAGGGGCGAGCGCGCGCTTCGCCTGCCGCGCGCGGCAGATGAGGCCTCCCTCTCAAAACGCAGCCGCGACTGGTCAGAGACCCGGCCCGAATGGGCGCTGGCCGGCTGTAAGACCTTTATCGCCGCTCCCAGATCACGCACCGCCACTAAAAACCTCGAAGGACGAGCCTTCCTGCATGATTATGACTGGAAACAGGACAAGGACTTCAGCACGCTGGAATTGATCCTGACCGCCCCGGTCATCGTTGCGAGCTGGATCAGCCTGCAATATTACGGCTCGACCGTGGCACCTGAGGCTTTCGGTGGTGGCAACAAGCTCCTGCACAATGTGACGGGTGGCATCGGCGTGGTGGAAGGCAATGGCGGGCTTTTGCGGGCCGGTCTTCCCTGGCAATCGGTCCATGACGGGCAGAACTATATGCACGAACCGCTGCGTCTATCGGTCTGCCTTGAGGCGCCCGTCAAGGCGATCACCGAGATTCTGGACCGCCATGAAGGGGTGCGCACCCTGTTTGACAATGGCTGGCTACATCTTTTTACCCTCAACGAGGAGGGCAGCATGGCCTGGCGATACAATGGCGGTCTGCAATGGGTGCCGATGGATGACACAGAGGACGCCGAACAGAGGCCAAAGTTCAAGGTTGCCGTGTAATCGGGATTGGCGGCTAGAGTCTGTCAGGTTCAGATTGAACCAGACAGACTCTAGATTCTTTTGTTTTCGTTTGTCTTTTCGGGAAAACCGGGTTCCACTTTTCCCTGACAAACTCTAAAACAGGAATCCAATGAGCGCGGTCTGGGGTGGGCATCCCGTCTGCGATGATCCTAATTTGGCGTCACATCTATGCCCATCACATCTGCGTATTTCCTATTTAAGCAATATTTTTAACGGCTATTTCACAGTGATTGTGCTTTCGTCATGACTGGCAAACGGGGTTGATCGTGGCCGGGGAGATCGACAGCGTGAAGATGGCATCTATATTTCGGAGCAAACCAATAAAAGACGGCGCTATATTGCTGAGCGTCGGGGCTGTGATATGGCCAATTGCCATCCGTTTTGACTTCCATGAGCATCTCGATGCCTTCCTGCATCGCAATGAAGCCTTACAGCTCGACGAGCTTTTCAATGTCGTCGCTATTACCGGTCTGCTCAGCCTGATTTTCGCGGCCAGACGCATCGGCGAGCTGAAGGCCGAAATCCGGTTGAGAAACACTGCCGAAGACAATATGGACTGGCTGGCGCATCACGACCCCCTGACAGGCCTTCCCAATCGGCGAGCCCTGTCAGAGCGGCAGGCGGAGATGGAAGCCCTGCAGGATGGACGCCATTGGGTGATCTATTCTATCGATCTTGACGGATTCAAGAAGGTTAACGACCTCGTGGGCCATCAGGGCGGCGACCTGCTTTTGCGGGAAGTGGCGCAGCGCTTAACGCATGCCTTGCCCAATGCCGATGTCTACCGGATGGGCGGCGATGAATTCCTGCTGGTCAGCCCTCGCCCGGCCAATATGGATTATCGCCATGCTGGCCAGCATATCGTCAGGCTTCTGTGCACCCCTTACGATATTGGCGGCATGACCAGTGAAATCGGTGCCAGTGTTGGTTTTGCGCTGTTTCCGGAAGACAGCGACGACTTCAAGGATGCCACGCACTGCGCCGATGTGGCGATGTATGTCGCCAAGAAAGCCGGGCAGAACAGCGTCTATGGCTTCGAGCGAATCATGGAAGATCGGGTCATGCGGCGGGCCGAAACCGAAATGGCGCTGAAGCGTGCGATCCGTGACAACCTGATCGTTCCCTATTATCAACCTTTGATCGACCTCAAGTCCGGTGAATTGCGTGGATTCGAGGCTTTGGCGCGGTGGAAGACCGGCCCTAACCATTATGTTCCCCCCAGTGATTTCATCGAATTGGCGGAAACCGCCGGGCTGATCGTCGAGCTGTCGGATAGTCTGCTTCGCAAGGCGTGCCTTGACGCGTTGCAATGGCCCGACACGGTACGGCTTGCCTTCAACATCTCACCAACGCAGTTCATCGACCGGCAGTTGAGCCTGCGGATCATGTCGATCCTGATGGAGACAGGATTTCCGCCCAACCGGCTGGAGATCGAGATCACCGAGACGGCGCTGGTGCATGATATCGAACTGGCAACCCAGATCCTGGCCGACCTCCGGCAGAGCGGCATCCGGATTGCCTTGGACGATTTTGGCACGGGCTATTCCAGCCTGTCGCAATTGTCGAAATTCACCTTCGACAAGATCAAGATCGACCGGAGTTTTGTCATGAGCTACGATGTTGACAAAAAACAGGAAGATATCATGCGCGCCATTCTGGGCCTCGGCCAGGGTCTTGGTATTGCCACTACCGCCGAGGGTATCGAGGATGAGAACCAGTTGGCATTTCTGAAAAGCATCGGCTGCGATTTCGGCCAGGGCTTTTTGTTCAGCAAGGCGCTGCCAGCAGAAGAGGCGCTCTCATTAACGACCAGGGATGCCACAATAAAGCCCGACGCGGCAACCGCGGCGCGATAGAAACTGAGCTCGATAGCCGGCGGGGCCATTCAGGCCGACAATTTTATCTTTCCTGAACGCCAAAATTCGCTAAGAGCTTATCGTAATATCAATGGACGGATTCAGCCTCCCATGACGCAATTTGACGTGCTCACCATCGGCAACGCTATGGTTGACATCATTTCCCACTGTGAGGATCAATTCCTGGAAGAAAACGGCATCGTGAAAGGCGCCATGAACCTCATCGATGCGGAACGCGCCACACGGCTTTACAGCCTGATGGGGCCAGCCATCGAGGCCTCCGGCGGCAGTGCGGGCAATACGGCAGCAGGCATTGCGAGTTTCGGCGGTAAGGCTGCTTATTTCGGCAAGGTCGCCGAAGACCAGCTCGGCACGATTTTCGCCCATGACATTCGCGCCCAGGGCGTTCATTACCAGACCACGGCCAAGGGCCAGCATCCGCCAACCGCTCGCTGCATGATTTTCGTCACCGAAGACGGCGAGCGCTCGATGAACACCTATCTCGGCGCCTGCGTGGAGTTTGGTCCTGAAGACGTCGAGCCGGAGGTGGTGAAACAGGCCAAGGTCACCTATTTCGAAGGCTATCTGTGGGACCCACCACGTGCCAAGCAGGCGATCGTCGATTGCGCCCGCATTGCCCATGAGCATGGACGGGAAATGTCGATGACCCTGTCCGACAGTTTCTGCGTGCATCGCTACCGTGCCGAGTTCCTCGACCTGATGCGCTCAGGCACCGTCGATATCGTGTTTGCCAATCGGCAGGAAGCACTCGCCCTCTATGAGACAGAGGATTTC
This region of Agrobacterium vitis genomic DNA includes:
- a CDS encoding putative bifunctional diguanylate cyclase/phosphodiesterase, whose product is MIWPIAIRFDFHEHLDAFLHRNEALQLDELFNVVAITGLLSLIFAARRIGELKAEIRLRNTAEDNMDWLAHHDPLTGLPNRRALSERQAEMEALQDGRHWVIYSIDLDGFKKVNDLVGHQGGDLLLREVAQRLTHALPNADVYRMGGDEFLLVSPRPANMDYRHAGQHIVRLLCTPYDIGGMTSEIGASVGFALFPEDSDDFKDATHCADVAMYVAKKAGQNSVYGFERIMEDRVMRRAETEMALKRAIRDNLIVPYYQPLIDLKSGELRGFEALARWKTGPNHYVPPSDFIELAETAGLIVELSDSLLRKACLDALQWPDTVRLAFNISPTQFIDRQLSLRIMSILMETGFPPNRLEIEITETALVHDIELATQILADLRQSGIRIALDDFGTGYSSLSQLSKFTFDKIKIDRSFVMSYDVDKKQEDIMRAILGLGQGLGIATTAEGIEDENQLAFLKSIGCDFGQGFLFSKALPAEEALSLTTRDATIKPDAATAAR
- a CDS encoding YbcC family protein, with translation MIMLHSPIPIKADPMIFEAAADRAARAIPPVWPLMSSVAVNPFLGQAGETLAKAGARLARVAGIAITMPRHWYQQKIDTGEISDADLLAALACAPADPRPTDLAALKAAAALNPPRPQALASVADLAAQASGVDWPGLTAERLGAWMAGYFDEGQALWAAPRGKSAYGAWRAVATHDLTPEIAGLRGFARHVSDAPETAMAVIARVCIRLGLPAEALETYFHQMLMSLGGWGQYARYKLWQAELAGGSDQTITDLLAIRLIWEEALFLRYGDQIGEAWAHVRVAHAAPVVATPDLMIDAILQDAAERAAHRELARTLIQAQAKTAPQIHETRPLVQAAFCIDVRSEVFRRALESLNPQIQTLGFAGFFGLAASHRRFASDVAESRFPVLLNPALKSRAGGPYRAEDAEPQRVKARAKRAWGRFKLAAVSSFAFVEATGPIYVGKLLSDALGLPHASAPNDPAPQLDPALDLASRVKAAGAVLRAMSLTTGFARLVLLAGHGANTVNNPHASGLHCGACGGYSGEVNARLLAALLNDPEVRAGLTEIGIEIPQDTLFLAALHDTTTDRVTLYADDHPCQTHEADITQARTWLADAGKLARGERALRLPRAADEASLSKRSRDWSETRPEWALAGCKTFIAAPRSRTATKNLEGRAFLHDYDWKQDKDFSTLELILTAPVIVASWISLQYYGSTVAPEAFGGGNKLLHNVTGGIGVVEGNGGLLRAGLPWQSVHDGQNYMHEPLRLSVCLEAPVKAITEILDRHEGVRTLFDNGWLHLFTLNEEGSMAWRYNGGLQWVPMDDTEDAEQRPKFKVAV
- a CDS encoding proton-conducting transporter transmembrane domain-containing protein, which gives rise to MSIQFLPLLAPLALLASAVISFAQKQQRPRYSPRLAQAAALLALAIALASVIALILLGPGSSPLIGFATVGLSVRLDAVSATMLVLVTFIGWVVTRYAATYLDGEDRQGPFTGWLCLTLAAVLMLVTAGNLLQLVLVWIATSLFLHKLLLFYPGRVAAQRAARKKFITARLGDAALAAAAALLAMAYGTADIGEILNAARAGYDAGQSGGLIVAAASLLALAAAVKSAQFPTHGWLTEVMETPTPVSALLHAGVINAGGFLLIRFADVMLLAPGVLAALVILGGFTALFGSLVMLTQPAVKTSLAWSTVAQMGFMIFECGLGLFALALLHIVAHSLYKAHSFLASGGAVERVAALPRPGPVAVPDAGAVGRAFLSALAIYCVVGLCFGLAHKSPQAIALGAILIFGVAYMLAQGFADAAPKALTLRTAVYAITTSIGYFALQMAATLMTSGVLPATPAPQPLEWALIVLAVVSFGLVAVVQAMFPLWAYHPAAAGLRVHLSNGFYVNAIFDRLVGGWSIRSLS
- a CDS encoding adenosine kinase — its product is MTQFDVLTIGNAMVDIISHCEDQFLEENGIVKGAMNLIDAERATRLYSLMGPAIEASGGSAGNTAAGIASFGGKAAYFGKVAEDQLGTIFAHDIRAQGVHYQTTAKGQHPPTARCMIFVTEDGERSMNTYLGACVEFGPEDVEPEVVKQAKVTYFEGYLWDPPRAKQAIVDCARIAHEHGREMSMTLSDSFCVHRYRAEFLDLMRSGTVDIVFANRQEALALYETEDFDAALDQIAKDCKLAAVTMSEEGAMIIRGSERIHVPATTIAELVDTTGAGDLFASGFLYGYTQGRSLEECGKLGCLAAGLVIQQMGPRPLASLQEAAAEAGLI